In Elaeis guineensis isolate ETL-2024a chromosome 1, EG11, whole genome shotgun sequence, a genomic segment contains:
- the LOC105038578 gene encoding cinnamoyl-CoA reductase 1 isoform X1 translates to MPGPAAAVTEDRRVCVTGGNGFIGSWLVRVLLEKGYAVTATIQSGTDAAHLRSLPSGGDTSRLLLREADLLDASALAAAVAGCRAGVFHVASPCTLEDPADPHREIVLPAVQGTLNVLEAARAAGARRVVVTSSISAMVPNPRWARDHPGRPVDEECWTDLDYCKAHKKWYPVSKTMAEKAAWEYAEKHNLDVVTINPSTCLGPLLQPGLNASSAVLQQLLQGSKDTQEYHWLGCVHVWDVAAAQILLLETPNASGRYLCTNGIYQFKDFAETVAKLCPGYNVQSQLVLSTVQCMQPLRYVLDCLESGLFILPCFSFTEETQPGLVACKDAAKKLIDLGLVFTPIEEAIKDAEASLKAKGFLVQHQLQI, encoded by the exons ATGCCAGGACCGGCGGCGGCGGTGACGGAGGATCGGCGTGTGTGCGTCACCGGCGGCAACGGCTTCATTGGCAGTTGGCTGGTCCGCGTCCTCCTCGAGAAGGGTTACGCCGTCACCGCCACCATCCAGTCCGGCACCGACGCCGCCCACCTCCGCTCCCTCCCCAGCGGTGGCGACACCTCGCGCCTCCTCCTCCGCGAGGCCGACCTCCTCGACGCCTCCGCCCTCGCCGCCGCCGTCGCTGGCTGCCGCGCCGGTGTCTTCCATGTGGCGTCCCCCTGCACCCTCGAGGACCCGGCGGACCCTCACCGGGAGATCGTTCTGCCGGCGGTGCAGGGGACGCTCAACGTCCTGGAGGCGGCGCGTGCGGCCGGAGCTCGGCGGGTGGTGGTCACCTCCTCGATCTCCGCCATGGTGCCCAATCCCCGCTGGGCCCGGGACCATCCGGGGCGGCCGGTCGACGAGGAGTGCTGGACCGATCTCGATTACTGTAAGGCTCACAAG AAATGGTACCCGGTATCTAAGACGATGGCTGAGAAAGCAGCATGGGAATATGCAGAAAAGCACAACTTGGATGTGGTGACCATCAACCCATCCACATGCCTTGGTCCCCTCTTGCAGCCTGGTCTCAATGCTAGCTCTGCTGTCCTCCAACAGCTCTTGCAag GGTCAAAAGACACTCAGGAGTATCACTGGCTAGGCTGTGTGCATGTGTGGGATGTTGCTGCTGCTCAGATCTTGCTCTTAGAGACACCCAATGCATCTGGGAGGTACCTATGCACAAATGGAATATATCAATTCAAGGACTTTGCCGAAACTGTTGCTAAGTTGTGCCCTGGGTACAATGTGCAAAG CCAGCTTGTCCTGTCCACAGTGCAATGTATGCAGCCTCTAAGATATGTTCTAGATTGTCTTGAATCTGGATTGTTTATCCTTCCATGCTTCAG TTTTACTGAAGAAACTCAACCGGGACTTGTGGCATGCAAAGATGCAGCAAAGAAGCTGATTGATCTCGGCCTGGTCTTCACACCAATAGAAGAGGCAATCAAAGACGCTGAGGCAAGCCTGAAAGCCAAAGGCTTCCTGGTTCAGCATCAGCTACAAATttaa
- the LOC105038578 gene encoding cinnamoyl-CoA reductase 1 isoform X2, with the protein MPGPAAAVTEDRRVCVTGGNGFIGSWLVRVLLEKGYAVTATIQSGTDAAHLRSLPSGGDTSRLLLREADLLDASALAAAVAGCRAGVFHVASPCTLEDPADPHREIVLPAVQGTLNVLEAARAAGARRVVVTSSISAMVPNPRWARDHPGRPVDEECWTDLDYCKAHKKWYPVSKTMAEKAAWEYAEKHNLDVVTINPSTCLGPLLQPGLNASSAVLQQLLQGSKDTQEYHWLGCVHVWDVAAAQILLLETPNASGRYLCTNGIYQFKDFAETVAKLCPGYNVQSFTEETQPGLVACKDAAKKLIDLGLVFTPIEEAIKDAEASLKAKGFLVQHQLQI; encoded by the exons ATGCCAGGACCGGCGGCGGCGGTGACGGAGGATCGGCGTGTGTGCGTCACCGGCGGCAACGGCTTCATTGGCAGTTGGCTGGTCCGCGTCCTCCTCGAGAAGGGTTACGCCGTCACCGCCACCATCCAGTCCGGCACCGACGCCGCCCACCTCCGCTCCCTCCCCAGCGGTGGCGACACCTCGCGCCTCCTCCTCCGCGAGGCCGACCTCCTCGACGCCTCCGCCCTCGCCGCCGCCGTCGCTGGCTGCCGCGCCGGTGTCTTCCATGTGGCGTCCCCCTGCACCCTCGAGGACCCGGCGGACCCTCACCGGGAGATCGTTCTGCCGGCGGTGCAGGGGACGCTCAACGTCCTGGAGGCGGCGCGTGCGGCCGGAGCTCGGCGGGTGGTGGTCACCTCCTCGATCTCCGCCATGGTGCCCAATCCCCGCTGGGCCCGGGACCATCCGGGGCGGCCGGTCGACGAGGAGTGCTGGACCGATCTCGATTACTGTAAGGCTCACAAG AAATGGTACCCGGTATCTAAGACGATGGCTGAGAAAGCAGCATGGGAATATGCAGAAAAGCACAACTTGGATGTGGTGACCATCAACCCATCCACATGCCTTGGTCCCCTCTTGCAGCCTGGTCTCAATGCTAGCTCTGCTGTCCTCCAACAGCTCTTGCAag GGTCAAAAGACACTCAGGAGTATCACTGGCTAGGCTGTGTGCATGTGTGGGATGTTGCTGCTGCTCAGATCTTGCTCTTAGAGACACCCAATGCATCTGGGAGGTACCTATGCACAAATGGAATATATCAATTCAAGGACTTTGCCGAAACTGTTGCTAAGTTGTGCCCTGGGTACAATGTGCAAAG TTTTACTGAAGAAACTCAACCGGGACTTGTGGCATGCAAAGATGCAGCAAAGAAGCTGATTGATCTCGGCCTGGTCTTCACACCAATAGAAGAGGCAATCAAAGACGCTGAGGCAAGCCTGAAAGCCAAAGGCTTCCTGGTTCAGCATCAGCTACAAATttaa